The following proteins come from a genomic window of Myroides odoratus DSM 2801:
- a CDS encoding adenylyltransferase/cytidyltransferase family protein encodes MSYNFKLLTPQCYDNKKIGITFSSFDLLHAGHIKMLEEAKRQCDYLIVGLQTDPTIDRPEKNKPTQTVVERYIQLKGCKFVDEIVPYTTEQDLEDILRAFHIHVRILGDEYADKNFTGRKYCEEKGIEFYFNSRDHRFSSSSLRKEVAEKENGKVIAM; translated from the coding sequence ATTTCATACAATTTTAAACTTTTAACCCCCCAATGCTATGACAACAAAAAAATTGGTATCACATTTAGTTCTTTTGACTTGTTACATGCAGGTCACATCAAAATGCTAGAAGAGGCAAAACGCCAGTGTGATTATTTAATCGTAGGGCTACAAACTGACCCGACTATTGACAGACCAGAAAAGAACAAACCGACTCAAACCGTAGTTGAACGCTACATTCAGTTGAAAGGTTGCAAATTTGTAGATGAGATTGTACCGTATACAACGGAACAAGATTTAGAAGATATTCTACGTGCGTTCCATATTCACGTCCGTATTCTTGGTGATGAGTATGCAGATAAAAACTTCACAGGTAGAAAATACTGCGAAGAAAAAGGAATCGAATTCTATTTCAATTCAAGAGATCACCGTTTTTCTAGCAGCTCGCTACGCAAAGAAGTAGCAGAAAAAGAAAATGGTAAGGTAATTGCCATGTAG
- a CDS encoding COX15/CtaA family protein — translation MKSSFLPLAKLSLVLVYLVIFAGAAVRMTGSGMGCPDWPKCFGYYIPPTDEEVLTWQPNREYKKGQMIIHDEALWKAKDTFTTPSLYDEAHWEKYTKHDYAKFNPQHTWTEYINRLCGAVAGLACLALAIASFGYWKTRKKLVFASWLVVFLMGFQAWLGATVVFSVLNPLKITVHMVMALVIVALLINIIKVAKAKTEIKKYNATFRVLTVITLLLTLVQVVLGTQVREFVDEQVKAGITNEYLWLNTPTLDFYIHRSFSILVFVLNFYLFFLNRQLNLGFSKVKWVAILLVLEILTGVLMQYAHFPFGSQTAHLVLASILFGVQYYLFLEARKCYYSGKSSLD, via the coding sequence ATGAAAAGCTCTTTTTTACCATTAGCAAAACTATCCTTGGTATTGGTGTACCTGGTTATTTTTGCGGGGGCGGCAGTTCGAATGACTGGTTCCGGAATGGGATGTCCAGATTGGCCGAAGTGCTTTGGTTACTACATCCCTCCTACGGATGAGGAAGTATTAACTTGGCAACCTAATCGAGAATACAAAAAGGGACAAATGATTATTCACGATGAAGCGCTTTGGAAAGCCAAAGATACCTTCACCACTCCTTCCCTTTACGATGAAGCGCATTGGGAGAAATACACCAAGCACGACTATGCAAAATTCAACCCCCAACACACCTGGACGGAATACATCAACCGCTTATGTGGTGCTGTAGCCGGATTGGCTTGTTTGGCGTTGGCCATTGCTTCGTTTGGGTATTGGAAAACAAGAAAAAAATTAGTCTTTGCTTCTTGGTTGGTGGTATTCTTAATGGGATTCCAGGCTTGGCTTGGTGCTACCGTCGTATTTTCTGTATTAAATCCGCTTAAAATTACTGTACACATGGTGATGGCGCTTGTTATTGTAGCCTTGTTAATCAACATCATCAAAGTAGCCAAAGCGAAAACAGAAATCAAAAAATACAACGCTACCTTCCGCGTATTAACAGTAATTACCTTATTACTTACCTTGGTGCAAGTTGTATTGGGTACACAGGTACGCGAATTTGTAGATGAGCAAGTAAAAGCGGGAATCACCAACGAATACTTGTGGTTAAATACGCCTACGCTCGATTTCTACATTCACCGTAGTTTTTCTATTTTAGTGTTTGTACTCAACTTCTACTTGTTCTTCTTGAACAGACAGTTGAACTTGGGCTTCTCTAAAGTGAAATGGGTAGCTATTCTACTTGTTTTAGAGATCTTAACGGGGGTATTAATGCAATACGCACATTTCCCATTCGGCTCTCAAACGGCGCACTTGGTGCTTGCCTCTATTCTTTTTGGAGTGCAGTATTACTTGTTCCTAGAAGCGAGAAAATGCTACTATAGCGGAAAAAGTTCATTAGATTAG
- a CDS encoding CCA tRNA nucleotidyltransferase has protein sequence MTQEHPTYKEALQHPIFEIITQAATNLQVEAYVIGGFVRDFLLQRDSKKDIDIVAVGSGIALALEVSNLLPNHPKVQVFKNYGTAMLRYDDIDIEFVGARKESYHFDSRKPVVEDGTLEDDQNRRDFTINALAISLSAANYGQLIDPFNGVEDLKNKIIRTPLDPDITYSDDPLRMMRAVRFATQLHFTIEEASLASITKNCERLEIISGERIVDELNKILEADVPSTGFLLLYKTGLLHLILPELIALNQVEEIEGHTHKNNFYHTLEVVDNIARNTDDVWLRWAALLHDIGKAPTKRFSKRQGWTFHGHEFLGGKMVKNIFTRLHMPLNQKMKFVQKMVMMSSRPIVLSQKEVTDSAVRRLVFDAGEHVEDLMTLCEADITTKNPTKFKKYHQNFQMVRQKIVEVEERDHVRNFQPPITGEEIMALFNLQPCREIGTLKEAIKEAILEGVIPNEYEAAYDFMLAKATKMGLTIVNK, from the coding sequence ATGACTCAAGAACACCCAACCTATAAAGAAGCACTACAACATCCCATTTTTGAGATTATTACCCAGGCGGCAACAAACCTACAGGTAGAAGCTTATGTAATTGGCGGTTTTGTACGCGATTTTTTACTGCAAAGAGATTCGAAAAAAGACATTGACATTGTTGCTGTAGGCAGCGGTATTGCCTTGGCTTTAGAAGTGTCTAATTTACTGCCAAATCATCCGAAAGTACAGGTTTTTAAAAACTACGGTACGGCTATGTTGCGCTACGATGATATTGACATTGAGTTTGTGGGTGCCCGAAAAGAGTCCTATCACTTTGACAGTCGCAAGCCTGTTGTGGAGGACGGTACACTAGAGGACGATCAAAACCGAAGAGATTTTACAATAAATGCCTTGGCAATTTCGCTAAGTGCAGCGAACTACGGTCAACTCATTGATCCGTTTAACGGCGTTGAGGACCTCAAAAACAAAATAATCCGCACCCCGCTAGATCCGGATATCACCTATTCTGATGATCCATTGCGCATGATGCGTGCCGTTCGATTTGCAACACAGCTCCATTTTACGATTGAAGAAGCTTCTTTAGCCTCGATTACTAAAAACTGTGAGCGCCTGGAGATTATCTCTGGAGAACGCATTGTCGATGAGCTCAACAAAATACTAGAGGCAGATGTTCCTTCAACGGGATTCTTGCTGCTGTATAAAACGGGACTACTCCACCTTATTCTTCCAGAATTGATTGCTTTAAATCAAGTAGAGGAAATAGAAGGCCATACACATAAAAACAATTTCTACCATACCCTAGAGGTCGTAGATAATATTGCGCGCAATACAGACGATGTATGGCTGCGCTGGGCTGCTTTATTGCACGACATCGGAAAAGCACCGACCAAGCGTTTTTCTAAGCGACAAGGTTGGACCTTTCACGGCCATGAATTCTTAGGTGGTAAGATGGTAAAGAATATCTTTACTCGTTTGCATATGCCGTTGAATCAGAAGATGAAATTCGTACAAAAAATGGTGATGATGAGTTCACGCCCTATTGTACTATCTCAAAAAGAAGTAACTGATTCTGCTGTTCGCCGTTTGGTATTTGATGCGGGTGAACACGTAGAAGATTTGATGACGCTCTGTGAGGCAGATATTACAACGAAGAATCCAACTAAGTTTAAGAAATACCACCAAAACTTTCAGATGGTACGCCAGAAGATTGTGGAAGTAGAAGAACGAGATCACGTACGCAACTTCCAACCCCCTATTACAGGAGAGGAAATCATGGCTCTCTTTAACCTCCAACCTTGTCGAGAGATTGGTACGTTAAAAGAAGCCATCAAAGAAGCTATTCTAGAGGGAGTTATCCCGAATGAATATGAGGCGGCGTATGATTTTATGCTTGCGAAAGCAACGAAAATGGGACTAACAATTGTAAATAAATAA
- a CDS encoding L-threonylcarbamoyladenylate synthase gives MEDIQKEVHKAFEVIKNGGIILYPTDTIWGIGCDATNSEAIKKIYQLKQRAESKSMIVLVNGDRLLHRVFHNIPEVAWEILEFSDKPTTLILDNPKLVAPEIISADQSLGVRIVKDPFCYNLIERMKTPLVSTSANISGYPSPQNFMDIDLRIIEGVDYVVNLKQQETKPNKPSTIIKLKENAQVTIIRK, from the coding sequence ATGGAAGATATCCAAAAAGAAGTTCATAAAGCTTTTGAAGTAATTAAAAATGGCGGTATAATTTTGTATCCCACAGATACCATTTGGGGGATCGGCTGTGATGCGACCAATAGTGAAGCCATTAAAAAAATATATCAACTAAAACAGCGTGCAGAAAGCAAAAGCATGATTGTATTAGTCAACGGTGATCGCTTGTTGCATCGCGTTTTTCACAATATTCCCGAAGTGGCTTGGGAGATTCTCGAATTTAGCGACAAACCGACAACCTTAATCTTAGACAATCCCAAACTAGTGGCACCAGAGATTATTTCTGCAGACCAATCCTTAGGCGTACGCATTGTCAAAGATCCGTTTTGCTATAACTTGATTGAGCGCATGAAAACCCCTCTTGTTTCTACTTCAGCAAACATCAGTGGCTATCCTTCGCCTCAGAATTTTATGGACATCGATTTACGCATTATTGAGGGAGTGGATTATGTGGTAAACCTCAAACAGCAGGAAACCAAGCCCAATAAACCTTCAACTATCATTAAATTAAAAGAAAACGCACAGGTAACGATTATACGCAAATAG
- a CDS encoding PaaI family thioesterase, producing the protein MHVKRRKDFNKEEVLAMYAKVCKNTLMETLQIEYIDAGPEFLVAKMPVNERVHQPAGLLHGGAMVALAESLGSGASLMLIDPTQQEIRGIEISANHVRSKRAGFVTGTARLIHRGRTLHLWEIRITDENDVLLSVCKITNIVIDKNKGE; encoded by the coding sequence ATGCATGTGAAAAGAAGAAAGGACTTTAATAAAGAAGAGGTATTAGCAATGTATGCGAAGGTGTGTAAGAACACGCTAATGGAGACATTGCAAATTGAATATATTGATGCAGGTCCTGAATTTTTAGTGGCAAAAATGCCCGTAAATGAACGTGTACATCAACCAGCGGGTTTACTTCATGGTGGGGCGATGGTTGCACTAGCCGAAAGTTTGGGGAGTGGCGCTTCTTTGATGCTCATTGATCCAACGCAACAAGAAATAAGAGGAATTGAGATATCAGCCAATCACGTGCGAAGTAAAAGAGCGGGATTTGTAACTGGAACTGCACGATTAATACACCGTGGACGTACCTTACACTTATGGGAGATTCGAATTACAGATGAAAATGACGTCTTGTTGTCGGTGTGTAAAATCACCAATATTGTAATTGATAAAAATAAGGGAGAATGA
- a CDS encoding isochorismate synthase, whose protein sequence is MRLYETWTQQIAEDKPFVLYKKPGQPHVIGLFQHDTTLHQVNPFTTSGFIVAPFYEGIRFYIPLAHATRIEEEVAEQPFESAAFELDYEAQPAKANFEDLVMRCVAAIKDEKFSKVVPARKEEVALEINDIQPLFTKLLMAYPEAFCYVVYHPQIGLWMGATPETLVELKGQTLHTMALAGTQVNHGKEEVRWGEKEQEEQRYVTEFIVDKLQPLSTHIQVSDPFTKRAAKVMHICTNIEAELKEVNVQTVVEALHPTPAVCGMPKEVSRDFLLKEEGYARKYYAGYLGELNSPTATGELHSQLFVNLRCMEIEKDHVNLYIGCGVTEDSDPTSEFVETVNKSTTMKKVLF, encoded by the coding sequence ATGAGATTATACGAGACATGGACCCAACAGATAGCAGAAGATAAACCTTTTGTACTCTATAAAAAACCAGGTCAACCCCATGTAATCGGCTTGTTTCAACACGATACCACCTTGCACCAAGTCAACCCTTTTACAACATCCGGATTTATAGTAGCGCCTTTTTACGAAGGCATTCGCTTTTATATACCCCTAGCTCATGCTACTAGAATAGAAGAGGAGGTTGCGGAGCAACCCTTTGAATCTGCCGCTTTTGAGCTAGATTATGAGGCGCAACCAGCAAAGGCTAATTTTGAGGATTTGGTAATGCGCTGTGTTGCTGCTATCAAAGACGAGAAATTTAGCAAAGTAGTGCCTGCAAGAAAAGAGGAGGTCGCTTTGGAGATCAACGATATTCAGCCGTTGTTTACTAAATTGCTGATGGCATATCCAGAAGCGTTTTGTTATGTGGTGTATCATCCTCAAATCGGATTGTGGATGGGGGCGACTCCTGAAACCTTGGTGGAGCTGAAAGGGCAAACCTTGCATACGATGGCTTTGGCCGGTACGCAAGTAAACCACGGCAAAGAGGAAGTACGTTGGGGAGAAAAGGAGCAAGAGGAACAGCGCTATGTAACGGAATTTATTGTCGATAAACTACAACCGTTGAGTACGCATATTCAAGTGTCAGACCCCTTTACTAAACGAGCGGCTAAAGTGATGCACATCTGTACAAACATAGAAGCAGAGCTCAAAGAAGTAAATGTGCAGACCGTTGTAGAGGCTTTACATCCAACGCCTGCCGTTTGCGGCATGCCGAAAGAGGTGAGTCGGGACTTCTTGTTAAAAGAAGAAGGCTATGCGCGTAAATACTATGCGGGATACCTTGGCGAATTGAATAGCCCTACAGCAACAGGTGAATTACACAGTCAGTTATTCGTCAACCTGAGATGCATGGAGATAGAGAAAGATCACGTTAATTTATATATTGGGTGTGGAGTAACGGAAGACAGTGATCCGACCAGTGAGTTTGTTGAAACCGTTAACAAGTCCACCACAATGAAAAAAGTTTTATTTTAA
- the bshB1 gene encoding bacillithiol biosynthesis deacetylase BshB1, with protein MKVDILAFGAHPDDVELGCGATLAKEIHGGKKVGIIDLTRGELGTRGSAEIRAQEAAAAAQILGVSARENLGFRDGFFVNDEAHQLEVIKMIRKYKPEIVLCNAIDDRHIDHSKGSKLVSDACFLAGLRRIETTVNGVEQEAWRPKLVYHYIQWKNIEPDFVVDVTGFIDQKVQAVLAYGTQFYDANSKEPSTPITSKNFLDSIVYRAQDLGRLINKEHAEGFTVERYLAVNRLDDLV; from the coding sequence ATGAAAGTAGATATATTAGCCTTTGGAGCCCACCCAGATGATGTAGAATTGGGATGTGGAGCCACATTAGCAAAAGAAATTCACGGAGGAAAGAAAGTTGGAATTATCGACTTGACCCGTGGGGAATTAGGAACAAGAGGAAGTGCGGAAATTCGCGCGCAAGAAGCCGCTGCAGCTGCTCAGATTTTAGGCGTGTCTGCACGTGAGAATCTAGGTTTTCGCGATGGTTTTTTTGTCAATGATGAAGCCCATCAGCTAGAAGTCATTAAAATGATCCGCAAGTACAAGCCAGAAATCGTACTGTGTAATGCAATTGACGATCGCCATATTGACCACAGTAAAGGGAGTAAATTAGTTTCTGATGCTTGTTTTTTAGCGGGATTGAGACGTATTGAAACCACAGTAAATGGGGTAGAGCAAGAAGCTTGGCGTCCAAAATTGGTGTATCATTACATCCAATGGAAAAATATTGAACCTGATTTTGTCGTGGATGTAACCGGATTCATCGATCAGAAAGTACAGGCTGTTTTGGCGTATGGCACGCAATTTTACGATGCAAACTCCAAAGAACCCTCAACGCCAATTACTTCCAAAAATTTCTTGGATAGTATCGTGTATCGCGCACAAGACCTAGGTCGCTTGATAAATAAAGAACATGCGGAAGGATTTACAGTAGAAAGATATTTGGCAGTCAATCGTTTAGATGATTTGGTGTAA